A window of Citrus sinensis cultivar Valencia sweet orange chromosome 7, DVS_A1.0, whole genome shotgun sequence contains these coding sequences:
- the LOC102612392 gene encoding protein SOSEKI 2, giving the protein MDVRSRRGRESSSPDRAKTGMQPRIKPIKKVQIVYYLTRNGQLEHPHYMEVTHLPNQPLRLKDVMDRLTLLRGKGMPSLYSWSCKRSYKNGYVWNDLADNDVIYPSDGAEYVLKGSELLEGCSEKFQQLHVSNRQQLIQEPTSYNLHSRTKTFTPNQHQEYQEDHQEDDCNEEDEEKTSYTSSTTPSSRCSRGVSTDELENQEPHHNNNKIPNPNNPSSSNNDKNNTSKRFDDGEPLASEPLAPSRNSSVLLQLISCGNLAVAKAKNMPSVKQPSAAVNNSDKNKNVVVVKKRGINDNLHKEVLCKSVVKVAEEEDNMIISYMSENPRFGNFQSEEKEYFSGSIVESASKDQPKIQPVLKKSNSYNEERSRKNGMGEAIMEVEDEKTRSNYAMKVKCIPRKKSSASSKKTRK; this is encoded by the exons ATGGATGTTCGATCAAGAAGAGGCAGAGAGAGCAGCAGCCCTGACAGGGCCAAAACGGGCATGCAGCCAAGGATTAAACCCAttaaaaaagttcaaattgTTTATTATCTCACCAGAAATGGCCAGCTTGAGCATCCTCATTATATGGAAGTTACCCATTTGCCCAATCAACCTCTTCGTTTGAaag ATGTAATGGATCGACTGACACTTCTTAGAGGCAAAGGCATGCCGTCATTATATTCTTGGTCATgcaaaag GAGCTACAAAAACGGCTATGTATGGAATGACTTAGCAGATAATGATGTTATTTATCCATCTGATGGAGCTGAATATGTACTTAAAGGGTCTGAGTTACTTGAAGGTTGCtctg AAAAATTTCAACAGCTTCACGTAAGCAACAGGCAGCAACTGATTCAAGAACCAACAAGCTATAATCTCCATTCAAGGACCAAAACTTTCACCCCAAATCAACACCAAGAGTATCAAGAGGATCATCAAGAAGATGATTgcaatgaagaagatgaagagaaAACAAGCTACACAAGTTCAACAACACCCAGCTCTCGTTGCTCCAGAGGCGTTTCAACTGACGAACTTGAGAACCAAGAGCCTCATCACAATAATAACAAGATCCCAAACCCTAATAACCcaagcagcagcaacaacGACAAAAACAATACATCAAAAAGATTTGACGATGGTGAACCCCTTGCCAGCGAGCCTTTGGCGCCGAGCCGTAACTCGTCGGTGCTTCTTCAGCTCATTTCTTGTGGGAACCTAGCGGTTGCTAAAGCCAAGAACATGCCCAGTGTCAAGCAACCATCTGCTGCAGTGAATAAtagtgataaaaataaaaatgtggtGGTGGTGAAGAAGAGGGGTATTAATGATAATTTGCATAAAGAGGTTCTTTGTAAAAGTGTAGTAAAGGTTGCTGAAGAGGAAGACAATATGATTATTAGTTACATGTCGGAAAACCCAAGATTTGGAAACTTTCAATCTGAAGAGAAAGAGTACTTTAGTGGGAGCATTGTTGAATCTGCCAGTAAAGACCAACCTAAGATTCAgcctgttttgaagaaatcaaattCGTATAATGAAGAAAG GAGCCGGAAGAATGGAATGGGAGAGGCAATAATGGAAGTGGAGGACGAGAAGACTAGAAGCAATTATGCAATGAAAGTGAAATGCATTCCTCGAAAGAAATCTTCGGcgtcttcaaagaaaaccagAAAATGA
- the LOC102624802 gene encoding protein DOWNSTREAM OF FLC yields MPPYSIHTLPQPCAYIIYITLSSASQFSFPLLFSNFAFFFPIAAMARLFLLFALVALLPVELVNAGDPFHIRGRVYCDTCRCGFETSATTYIQGAHVRIECKDRNSLNLKYSIDGETDSTGTYNIHVDGDHQDQICYSKLISSPLADCKTADPGRACSQVILTRSNGAVSNLHFANALGFLKARPLAFCPELLKKYLPQNEIKFI; encoded by the exons ATGCCACCTTATTCTATTCATACACTCCCCCAGCCTTGTGCATATATTATATACATCACACTCTCTTCAGCttctcaattttcatttccactacttttttccaattttgctttcttcttcCCCATTGCAGCCATGGCTagattgtttttattgtttgcacTCGTGGCTCTGCTGCCGGTGGAGCTCGTTAATGCCGGCGACCCGTTCCATATCCGCGGCCGTGTCTACTGTGACACTTGCCGTTGTGGCTTTGAGACTTCGGCCACCACTTATATACAAG GCGCTCATGTGAGAATCGAATGCAAAGATAGGAACAGCTTAAATCTGAAATACTCCATCGACGGCGAGACAGACTCAACAGGAACATACAACATTCATGTAGATGGTGATCACCAAGATCAAATTTGCTACTCAAAGCTCATCAGCAGCCCGTTGGCTGACTGCAAAACAGCTGATCCGGGGCGTGCATGTTCGCAAGTCATCCTCACACGTTCCAATGGCGCCGTTTCAAATCTTCATTTCGCCAACGCCTTGGGTTTCTTGAAGGCCCGGCCGCTGGCTTTCTGCCCTGAGTTGCTTAAGAAGTACTTGCCtcaaaatgagataaaatttatttag